The proteins below come from a single Stomoxys calcitrans chromosome 1, idStoCalc2.1, whole genome shotgun sequence genomic window:
- the LOC106094016 gene encoding testis-specific serine/threonine-protein kinase 1 yields MSKFSSSTSRHRNLPTSDVEALDQRGYNVGHKIGEGSYATVATAGYATDKGRGLQLACKIVDKTKAPSDFVNKFFPRELEILTKIDHPNIVQIHSILQRGPKIFIFMRYAENGDLLTYIKKNGPIEELQAKLWFMQMAKAIKYLHSLDIAHRDLKCENILISKRLNVKLADFGFARYCREENGREIKSSTYCGSAAYAAPEVVSATPYDPKLADAWSLGVILFIMLNAKMPFDDSNLMKLLDAQRNKRFAFRSKLQDQFSAQAKATVAVLLEPEPHARWDMREILHCSWLCDGGN; encoded by the coding sequence atgtcgaaatttTCCTCATCAACTAGCCGTCATCGGAACTTGCCTACATCCGATGTAGAAGCTTTAGACCAACGGGGCTACAATGTGGGCCATAAAATCGGAGAAGGTTCGTACGCCACTGTCGCAACGGCTGGATATGCCACTGACAAAGGGCGAGGTCTGCAGCTAGCCTGCAAGATAGTCGACAAGACAAAAGCCCCTTCGGATTTTGTTAATAAGTTTTTCCCTCGCGAATTGGAGATTCTAACAAAAATCGATCATCCAAACATTGTACAAATCCATAGTATTTTGCAGCGCGGTCCAAAGATATTCATTTTCATGCGTTATGCGGAAAATGGTGATTTGCTGACATACATCaagaaaaatggtccgattgaGGAACTGCAGGCCAAGCTCTGGTTTATGCAAATGGCCAAGGCCATCAAGTATTTACACTCACTTGACATTGCACACCGTGATCTCAAGTGTGAGAATATTTTAATATCAAAGCGTCTCAATGTCAAGTTGGCCGATTTTGGATTTGCCCGTTATTGTCGAGAGGAAAATGGACGCGAAATCAAATCATCAACGTATTGTGGTTCGGCCGCCTATGCTGCTCCGGAGGTTGTCAGCGCTACTCCTTATGATCCCAAATTGGCGGATGCTTGGTCTCTCGgtgtcatactctttataatGCTCAATGCCAAAATGCCATTTGACGACAGCAATTTGATGAAATTGCTCGATGCTCAGCGCAACAAAAGATTTGCCTTTAGAAGTAAACTGCAGGATCAATTTTCGGCACAGGCAAAGGCCACAGTTGCTGTTTTGTTGGAACCAGAACCTCATGCTCGTTGGGATATGCGTGAAATTCTCCACTGTAGTTGGCTCTGCGATGGTGGAAATTAA